The Methanosarcina barkeri MS DNA window AAAATATGCAGTTTTGCTTCCATGGAATTAAAATATCGGGTAGAAGGTATGCTCTGATATTTGCTACCTGTCCAGTAAGCCTGATAATATCCGTCAGTATCAAGAGTCCAGGCAGGCATTGCCCCAAATATCTCTGTAGCCATTCTGGCATCAGACATTATGTAACGTGAACCCATTTTGTCAGGCCTTGGATCTATGGCTTTGAGTACGGCAGTTGCTTCTTCTTCGGATGGAGCGGTAAAGAAGGTTGCAGCTCCCGGCTGGTTTGTCTCGTTAATACTTACCCTGCGGCCTCCTATTCCTGCCTGGAACGGATTCGCATTTGGCATCCTGTGCCCTATTGTCTCTATGTAGTGCCCGTAGTCCCACCAAGACATAACACCGTATGCAGTGTCTGGATACTGGAACATCTCTCCGTTTGTTGGGGCTTCATAAATGGTATTGTAGTTCATACCAGGGTCCGGGGTGTTTGAGTGGAGCCAATTACAGGCTTCCGTCCAGGGCTCATTAGGCTCGTCTGAGCCAACTGCATATAGCATTGCATATGCACATACCGGATAGATCAGAAATACCACTATAAGCAGGACTGCTAAAACCTGCTGTACTTTGACGAATTTCAATGCTTTCGGGACATCTGCAAGCGATTTTACATCACTTTTGAACTTCTGGTCAAGTTCACTCCATTTTACTTTTTCAAGTAACAATCCACCCAGATATGCACTCAGGATTGAAACGTTTATTGAATAGTAATATGCAAAACGGTTCTGACCGTAAATTGCAAGGAGGATAAAGAAACTCCAGACAAGAACCAGAAATTCCTGAGGCTTTGGCCTTCTAAACAGGTTTGCAGCCAGAATAAGCATTCCTAGAATAGAAGCGAGAAATCCCGTAGTAGTAAAATTTGAAAAAACTTTAGATAGAGTGAAGACGCCATCATTGTAAAATATAGAAGTAGCTTCACCAATTGTGGAAGGTCCTCCCTGTTGAATCCCAAAAACAGTGTTTGGTGCACTTATGATAAGAGAATACAGAGATGGAGATGCGATTTTAATAACAATAAACCCTAGAATGCCAGCTCCGAGAATGATAAGAGGGTAGTAATAAGCCGTCATTTGCTTTCTTTTGAATTCCCTTTCAATAAGACTCAAAGCCGCAAAACCTGCCATTGTCCCAAGAGATGTGATAACATGGAACCAGGAGTAATAATACAGAGAAAAACCCATGTCAGGATGGACAAATGGAAGGATAAGGATTGTACTTACCAGACAGGTGACTATGCCTGTAAACCCAAGGTAGTCACTGGATTCATTCCGGAAATTGTCCAAGATATACTGGAATATAGCATAAACGAGAACGATTAATAAAAATAGTGAGCCTCCGGGCCAGCAAAGCTGGTAAGCTGAGTACATGACTCCAGCCAGAACTGAGTATAGAAAAGGTTCTTTCAGGACAGTGAATTTCTTATTGAACACGTCTTCAAAACGCAGATTTTTTTCCTTTGCCGAAATCAAAGCCAGCATGAAAAACATCATGAATAAAGTACTGAATAGTGACTCTGCAACATGATGATCAGTGAACCCGACCAGTGAACGGGTCAGAAACTGCCCCGGAGCAAGTGCAATAAGGATCGCAGCCAGAACTCCTGTTTTATGCCCACCAAGGTATTTTCCTATGTAATAAACAGGAATTACAGTCAGAGCTCCGAGAACTGCAGGAAAATAAGCTCCAACAGTATCAACAAGATGAGAGCTGGGATGACCCATTCCAAGAATCAGGGAAGTAATAGCCATCATTTGATCAAACAATGGACCAAAATGTATGTAACTCCCATTAGGATAGTTGGTCATGGGATTGAAAAACATCCTGTGAGGGTAGTTTTCAAGCAGAACTCTTAAGGTACGCATATGGTACCACGCATCGTTGGTCGCAAACTTTACG harbors:
- a CDS encoding oligosaccharyl transferase, archaeosortase A system-associated encodes the protein MSSQDHPVSSFQNKIKSSWPYALAVAIIGFISLWVRTLPSATVFLSDGSVKFATNDAWYHMRTLRVLLENYPHRMFFNPMTNYPNGSYIHFGPLFDQMMAITSLILGMGHPSSHLVDTVGAYFPAVLGALTVIPVYYIGKYLGGHKTGVLAAILIALAPGQFLTRSLVGFTDHHVAESLFSTLFMMFFMLALISAKEKNLRFEDVFNKKFTVLKEPFLYSVLAGVMYSAYQLCWPGGSLFLLIVLVYAIFQYILDNFRNESSDYLGFTGIVTCLVSTILILPFVHPDMGFSLYYYSWFHVITSLGTMAGFAALSLIEREFKRKQMTAYYYPLIILGAGILGFIVIKIASPSLYSLIISAPNTVFGIQQGGPSTIGEATSIFYNDGVFTLSKVFSNFTTTGFLASILGMLILAANLFRRPKPQEFLVLVWSFFILLAIYGQNRFAYYYSINVSILSAYLGGLLLEKVKWSELDQKFKSDVKSLADVPKALKFVKVQQVLAVLLIVVFLIYPVCAYAMLYAVGSDEPNEPWTEACNWLHSNTPDPGMNYNTIYEAPTNGEMFQYPDTAYGVMSWWDYGHYIETIGHRMPNANPFQAGIGGRRVSINETNQPGAATFFTAPSEEEATAVLKAIDPRPDKMGSRYIMSDARMATEIFGAMPAWTLDTDGYYQAYWTGSKYQSIPSTRYFNSMEAKLHIFDGNGLKQYRMVHETEAYQTDEVGYKQVYNYFYGGKLPEVDTGYVKIFEYVKGANITGTASPNETVNINTTILTDQGRTFGYSQSTTADSQGRYEFTVPYSTDGPITGETQFDTAPSGPYVVSYGDTTKEVKVSEEAVLNGEEIKA